A stretch of the Vagococcus xieshaowenii genome encodes the following:
- a CDS encoding diacylglycerol kinase, translating to MRARVIYNPTSGKELLKRHLPDILMILEEAGYEASAYATTPEPNSAETEARRAAIDGFDLVVAAGGDGTINQVINGIAPLEKRPRVGIIPGGTTNDYARALKIPRNDVLEAARVMLKKQTLKIDVGQADDHYFINIGAGGYLTELTYEVPSQLKSIFGYLAYIVKGAEMLPRVKPINMRLEYDDGVYEGEASMFFVGLTNSVGGFETIVPDAQLDDGKFSLIIVKTANLVEILRLIVKLLNGGKHVNDAGIIYTKTSELNVAPMDEDVRLMMNLDGEYGGDAPMRFKALPQHIEFYVNLDEMSEDSYAGDNEMKEVSDAFVKEMEVLTQEDLNEDGKIS from the coding sequence ATGAGAGCAAGAGTGATTTATAATCCTACTTCAGGAAAAGAATTATTAAAGCGTCATTTACCAGATATTTTAATGATTTTAGAAGAGGCCGGCTATGAGGCAAGTGCCTACGCCACAACACCTGAACCAAATTCAGCAGAGACTGAAGCGCGTCGTGCAGCAATTGATGGGTTTGATTTAGTGGTCGCAGCAGGTGGAGATGGTACCATCAACCAAGTGATTAATGGTATCGCACCGTTGGAGAAGCGACCTAGAGTGGGGATTATTCCTGGAGGGACAACAAATGACTACGCTCGAGCGTTAAAAATCCCTCGTAATGATGTACTAGAAGCTGCTCGCGTTATGTTAAAAAAACAAACGCTTAAGATTGATGTCGGTCAAGCTGATGATCATTACTTTATCAACATTGGTGCAGGCGGTTATTTGACAGAATTGACATACGAAGTTCCATCACAATTAAAGAGTATTTTTGGTTATTTAGCCTATATTGTTAAGGGCGCAGAAATGTTGCCACGAGTTAAACCAATCAATATGCGGTTAGAATACGATGATGGGGTTTACGAAGGAGAAGCGTCAATGTTCTTTGTAGGCTTAACTAATTCAGTCGGTGGATTTGAAACAATTGTTCCAGATGCCCAACTTGACGATGGTAAGTTCTCACTGATTATTGTCAAAACAGCTAACTTAGTTGAAATCTTGCGATTGATTGTTAAATTATTAAATGGTGGTAAGCACGTAAATGATGCCGGAATAATTTATACGAAGACCTCTGAGTTGAATGTTGCGCCTATGGATGAAGATGTTCGTTTGATGATGAACTTAGATGGTGAATATGGTGGCGATGCGCCGATGCGTTTCAAAGCATTACCGCAACATATTGAATTTTATGTTAATTTAGATGAGATGTCTGAAGATTCGTATGCCGGTGACAATGAGATGAAAGAAGTCAGTGATGCTTTTGTGAAAGAGATGGAAGTCTTAACACAAGAAGACCTAAATGAAGATGGTAAAATTAGTTAA
- a CDS encoding ISL3 family transposase, with protein MINDIKKIYGIEDSNLTISSVSEGTYRNKPAKIIKASYKPKTIACPNCDSSPRECDGKYVIVKNGSKEVEILLTHENTGIVSMKLSKQRYRCRNCNKHWTAQIDLVKPCHNVSRIIEGKIIELLGERISLKLIAKLCSVSISKVIQVLKSLETYLPSPKKRWLPEVLMVDEFRSHTAIEDSMSFICADGESGQLVEILESRRLNYLIPHFNRYPDEERFRVKYLVTDMNAAYFQLVKDIFPNAELIIDRFHIVKHLNEAFNSFRVREMKKLKASGHKVEASKLKKNWRFLLKNRLDINISEYKRWPSFRSNKYPYLTEQMMIDRLLDFSEPLKLAYGYFHDLLDSFRRKEYERFFELLNTLPDELDEEFKGQVQNLIRHQEGITNALIHPYSNGKIEAKNTHIKTLKRVSYGFKSFSNMRIRIFLTEGLIEVNH; from the coding sequence ATGATTAATGATATCAAAAAAATTTATGGAATTGAAGACTCTAATCTAACAATTTCTAGTGTTTCCGAAGGAACCTATCGTAATAAGCCTGCGAAAATTATAAAAGCGAGCTATAAACCTAAAACGATAGCTTGCCCTAATTGTGACTCTTCTCCAAGAGAATGCGACGGCAAGTACGTTATTGTTAAGAATGGTTCTAAAGAAGTAGAGATTCTATTAACACATGAGAACACAGGAATTGTCTCTATGAAGCTATCTAAGCAACGCTATCGTTGTCGCAACTGTAATAAGCACTGGACTGCTCAAATTGATTTAGTTAAACCTTGTCACAATGTTTCAAGGATAATTGAAGGCAAAATTATTGAGTTATTAGGTGAAAGAATATCTCTAAAACTAATTGCTAAATTATGTAGTGTTTCAATAAGTAAAGTGATTCAGGTATTAAAATCGTTAGAAACTTACCTTCCTAGTCCAAAAAAACGTTGGTTGCCTGAGGTTTTAATGGTTGATGAATTCCGTTCGCATACAGCCATAGAAGACTCTATGAGTTTTATTTGTGCTGATGGTGAATCAGGACAATTAGTTGAAATATTGGAAAGCAGAAGATTAAATTATCTTATACCTCACTTTAATCGCTATCCAGATGAAGAACGATTCAGAGTCAAATACCTTGTGACAGATATGAATGCAGCTTATTTCCAATTAGTGAAGGATATCTTTCCAAATGCTGAATTAATCATTGATCGTTTTCATATTGTTAAACATTTGAATGAAGCCTTTAATAGTTTCAGAGTACGGGAAATGAAAAAACTCAAGGCATCGGGACATAAAGTAGAAGCAAGTAAACTTAAGAAAAATTGGCGCTTCCTACTTAAAAATAGATTAGACATTAATATCTCTGAATACAAAAGATGGCCGAGCTTTCGGTCAAATAAGTATCCTTATTTGACCGAACAGATGATGATTGATCGGTTATTAGATTTTTCCGAACCTCTAAAATTAGCCTATGGCTACTTCCATGATTTATTAGATTCATTTAGAAGAAAAGAATATGAACGATTCTTTGAATTATTGAATACTTTACCAGATGAATTAGATGAAGAGTTTAAAGGACAAGTACAAAACCTGATACGTCATCAGGAAGGAATTACCAATGCTTTAATACATCCCTATTCAAATGGGAAGATTGAAGCAAAGAATACACACATCAAAACATTAAAACGAGTTTCTTATGGATTCAAATCTTTCAGCAATATGAGGATTAGAATCTTTTTAACCGAAGGTTTGATAGAAGTTAATCATTAA
- a CDS encoding UDP-N-acetylglucosamine 1-carboxyvinyltransferase: protein MKKFLIKGGTKLKGEVTINGAKNSTVALIPAAIMADSPVVLEGVPDIADVYSLKEILEIMGVGVTFEDNTMTIDPTKMVSIPMPSGKINSLRASYYFMGALLAKYGEAVVGLPGGCFLGPRPIDLHVKGFEALGAQVKSEHGAMYLKAPEGGLVGARIFMDVVSIGATINVMLAATTAKGRTVIENAAREPEIIDVATLLNNMGAKIRGAGTDEIRIDGVEKLSGCRHTIIPDRIEAGTYLSLAAAAGEGILVKNVIREHLDSFMLKLEEMGVKMDIYEESIFVHPTNELKPTNVRTYPYPGFATDLQQPITPLLLKATGESIIEDTIYQQRVNHIPELARMGAKAKVEGNMIVLSGPNELHGAEVAASDLRAGACLVIAGIMAQGETKVSNIGHILRGYDCFIEKLTTLGADIQLIEED, encoded by the coding sequence ATGAAAAAATTTTTGATCAAAGGTGGCACGAAGCTTAAGGGCGAAGTGACTATCAATGGGGCTAAGAACAGTACAGTTGCATTAATTCCAGCTGCTATTATGGCAGATTCACCAGTTGTTTTAGAAGGTGTGCCGGATATTGCAGATGTTTATTCATTAAAAGAAATATTGGAAATCATGGGTGTAGGTGTCACATTTGAAGACAATACGATGACCATTGATCCAACAAAGATGGTATCAATTCCCATGCCAAGTGGAAAAATTAATAGTTTAAGAGCGTCTTATTATTTCATGGGGGCTTTGCTTGCTAAATATGGTGAAGCAGTTGTAGGTCTTCCTGGTGGTTGTTTCTTAGGACCTCGTCCAATCGATTTACATGTTAAAGGGTTTGAAGCATTAGGGGCTCAAGTGAAATCTGAACATGGGGCTATGTATTTAAAAGCGCCAGAAGGTGGCCTAGTTGGAGCCCGTATTTTCATGGATGTTGTATCTATCGGAGCAACTATTAACGTGATGTTAGCAGCGACAACAGCTAAAGGACGTACAGTAATTGAGAATGCGGCGCGTGAACCAGAAATTATTGATGTGGCGACATTATTAAATAATATGGGTGCTAAAATTCGTGGTGCTGGAACTGATGAAATTAGAATTGATGGTGTTGAGAAACTTTCAGGATGTCGTCATACCATTATTCCTGACCGTATTGAAGCAGGAACGTATTTATCGTTAGCAGCAGCAGCGGGAGAAGGGATATTAGTTAAAAATGTTATTCGTGAACATTTAGATAGTTTTATGTTAAAACTTGAAGAAATGGGCGTTAAAATGGATATTTACGAAGAAAGCATCTTTGTTCATCCAACGAATGAATTAAAACCAACAAATGTTAGAACTTATCCATATCCTGGATTTGCAACGGATTTACAACAACCTATTACACCATTATTATTAAAAGCAACGGGTGAAAGTATTATTGAGGATACTATTTACCAACAACGTGTTAACCATATTCCAGAATTAGCTCGTATGGGTGCAAAAGCAAAAGTTGAAGGCAATATGATTGTATTATCAGGTCCCAATGAATTACACGGAGCAGAAGTTGCAGCGAGTGATTTAAGAGCGGGTGCTTGTTTAGTGATTGCTGGTATTATGGCACAGGGAGAAACAAAAGTCTCAAATATTGGCCATATCTTAAGAGGTTATGATTGCTTTATCGAAAAATTAACCACTCTAGGAGCGGATATCCAATTAATCGAAGAAGATTAG
- the rlmD gene encoding 23S rRNA (uracil(1939)-C(5))-methyltransferase RlmD — MLPVSKNDRLVVDVIDLTHEGRGVAKVDGYPIFIENALPGEQVKIHVMKVGKKFAFAKVLNILTESDSRVALEDETLIRTGIAPLQHMSYEAQLDFKQKQVENVMRKVAKMPEIEVLPTMGMEDPTHYRNKAQIPVRKIDGELQTGFYRRNSHDLVPIESFYIQDEVIDQAVIAVREVLRKFNVKPYNEEDNTGLIRHIIVRHGHYTGELMVVLVTRVGKIFQGDKVVAEIVEALPNVTSIIQNINGDQTNVILGEWTRTLYGKDVIVDELLGKRYEISAKSFFQVNTKQAEVLYQVAIDFADLKETDTVIDAYCGTGTIGLTIADKVEHVYGMEIVPEAIKDAKRNQEINDVENVTFQVGAAEYVLPEWQEKGIEADVIIVDPPRKGLKESFIETSAAMQPEKIVYVSCNPSTFARDVKIYAGLGYELTKIQPVDMFPQTPHVEVVGLLTKMN, encoded by the coding sequence ATGTTACCAGTAAGTAAAAATGACCGTTTAGTGGTGGATGTAATTGATTTAACCCACGAAGGACGCGGTGTTGCAAAAGTAGATGGTTACCCAATTTTTATTGAAAATGCTCTACCAGGCGAGCAAGTAAAAATTCATGTGATGAAAGTCGGTAAGAAATTTGCTTTTGCGAAAGTATTAAATATATTAACAGAATCAGATAGCCGTGTCGCATTAGAAGATGAAACATTAATTCGTACCGGAATTGCTCCATTACAACATATGAGCTATGAAGCACAATTAGACTTCAAGCAAAAACAAGTTGAAAATGTTATGCGTAAAGTGGCAAAGATGCCTGAAATCGAAGTATTACCGACAATGGGGATGGAAGATCCAACACATTATCGTAATAAAGCACAAATCCCTGTAAGAAAAATTGACGGAGAATTACAAACAGGTTTCTACCGTCGTAACAGCCATGATTTAGTGCCGATTGAATCGTTTTATATTCAAGATGAAGTAATTGATCAAGCTGTTATTGCGGTTAGAGAAGTATTACGTAAGTTCAACGTTAAACCTTATAACGAAGAAGACAATACCGGCTTAATTCGCCATATTATTGTTCGTCACGGACATTATACGGGTGAATTAATGGTAGTCTTAGTGACACGTGTTGGTAAAATTTTCCAAGGCGATAAAGTAGTAGCTGAAATCGTAGAAGCTTTACCAAATGTTACATCAATCATTCAAAATATCAATGGTGATCAAACAAACGTTATATTAGGTGAATGGACAAGAACACTTTATGGTAAAGATGTGATTGTTGATGAGTTGTTAGGCAAACGTTATGAAATATCAGCTAAATCATTTTTCCAAGTAAATACCAAACAAGCAGAAGTTTTATATCAAGTAGCCATTGATTTTGCTGATTTGAAAGAAACAGACACAGTGATTGATGCTTATTGTGGAACAGGGACTATTGGTTTAACGATTGCAGATAAAGTAGAACATGTCTATGGTATGGAAATTGTGCCAGAAGCAATTAAAGATGCAAAACGTAACCAAGAAATCAATGATGTTGAGAACGTAACATTCCAAGTAGGTGCAGCTGAATATGTCTTGCCAGAGTGGCAAGAAAAAGGAATTGAAGCTGATGTTATTATTGTGGATCCACCACGTAAAGGCTTGAAAGAAAGCTTTATCGAAACATCTGCCGCAATGCAACCAGAAAAAATTGTTTACGTTTCATGTAACCCAAGTACCTTTGCTCGTGATGTGAAGATTTATGCAGGTCTAGGTTATGAATTAACAAAAATTCAACCGGTTGATATGTTCCCACAAACACCACATGTTGAAGTGGTAGGTCTATTAACAAAAATGAATTAA
- a CDS encoding VOC family protein, which translates to MQKFLIDQETFIGSVALKVRDMEKQLAFYTDVLKLDILNEENDMAFLGIKGRKAPLIALLEEPGALPSPYTHNGLNHIGFKVKTRQQLSEFLNHLEAVNYPVLETLDYGYAEVLVIKDPEYNVIKIYWDKEIKTEKFTQENRPLDVEDLRRVSSDKLEQLSVKTVVGHVQLNVSDIEKSEAFYKEVLGLRLRETDFRSVRYLSGNDYHHHISLRHSQILEVDKPDDEHMGLDYVTFYLRNEEALEALKMHLDDMKMDYFYNKGKRILNVDDPDGMHIWFRVIEMTV; encoded by the coding sequence ATGCAGAAGTTTTTGATAGATCAAGAAACATTTATTGGATCTGTGGCGTTAAAAGTTAGAGATATGGAAAAGCAATTAGCTTTTTACACTGATGTATTGAAATTAGATATTTTGAATGAAGAAAATGACATGGCTTTTTTAGGTATTAAGGGAAGAAAAGCCCCTTTAATTGCCTTATTAGAAGAACCAGGAGCCTTACCAAGTCCTTATACGCATAACGGATTAAATCATATTGGGTTTAAAGTGAAAACAAGACAACAATTAAGTGAATTTTTGAATCATCTAGAAGCGGTTAATTATCCTGTATTAGAAACATTAGATTATGGCTACGCTGAAGTATTAGTGATTAAAGACCCGGAATATAATGTGATAAAAATTTACTGGGACAAAGAAATCAAAACAGAAAAGTTCACACAAGAAAATCGTCCATTAGATGTTGAAGATTTAAGACGTGTATCGTCCGACAAATTAGAGCAATTAAGTGTTAAAACAGTTGTGGGACATGTTCAATTAAATGTATCAGACATTGAGAAAAGCGAAGCTTTTTATAAAGAAGTTTTAGGACTGAGATTAAGAGAAACAGATTTTCGTAGTGTCAGATATTTATCAGGTAACGACTATCATCACCATATTTCACTAAGACATTCTCAGATATTAGAAGTGGATAAACCAGATGATGAACATATGGGATTAGATTATGTGACATTTTATCTACGTAATGAAGAAGCCTTAGAAGCATTAAAAATGCATCTTGATGACATGAAGATGGATTATTTCTACAATAAAGGCAAACGTATTTTGAATGTGGATGATCCAGATGGTATGCATATTTGGTTTAGAGTGATAGAGATGACGGTGTAG
- a CDS encoding DUF1054 domain-containing protein: MFTKESFDVFEIEGLDARMEAIRAKIQPVFQAIGEEVVSALTSELEEELMIHIAQHRRRTAYAPESTWAAFGGNKRGYKKFPHFELTINEDYIGMWLSFIDNPEFEKEIAQAFIDHQSLIQTLDETFVVSLDHTKPDVLKLKEMDLEKGLIRWRDVKKGEFMVGRIIHKEEDKQLQPDAQLSYMLSTYQALLPLYNLAYKVRK, translated from the coding sequence ATGTTTACAAAAGAAAGTTTTGATGTATTTGAAATTGAAGGACTGGACGCGCGTATGGAAGCGATCAGAGCAAAAATCCAGCCTGTTTTTCAAGCGATTGGTGAAGAAGTGGTGTCCGCACTTACGTCTGAATTAGAAGAGGAATTAATGATTCATATTGCACAGCACCGACGTCGCACAGCCTATGCACCGGAAAGTACTTGGGCGGCTTTTGGTGGTAATAAGCGAGGTTATAAAAAATTTCCTCACTTTGAGTTAACGATCAATGAAGACTATATTGGGATGTGGTTAAGTTTTATTGATAATCCAGAATTTGAAAAAGAAATCGCCCAAGCATTTATTGATCATCAATCATTGATTCAAACGCTAGATGAAACATTCGTTGTATCACTAGATCACACGAAACCAGATGTTCTGAAATTAAAAGAAATGGATCTGGAAAAAGGATTAATCAGATGGCGAGATGTCAAAAAAGGTGAGTTTATGGTTGGCCGAATCATTCACAAAGAAGAGGATAAACAGCTACAACCTGATGCACAATTATCATATATGTTAAGCACATATCAAGCTTTGCTTCCTTTGTACAATTTAGCATATAAAGTTAGAAAATAA
- the gatB gene encoding Asp-tRNA(Asn)/Glu-tRNA(Gln) amidotransferase subunit GatB — MNFETVIGLEIHVELKTDSKIFSPSPAHFGAEPNVNTNEIDFSYPGVLPVLNKGALEYGIKAALALNCGIAEYTHFDRKNYFYPDNPKAYQISQADYPVGANGWIEIEVNGETKKIRIERVHLEEDAGKNIHGTDGYSYVDLNRQGTPLIEIVSEADMRSPEEAYAYLEAVRSMIQFAGVSDVKMEEGSMRCDANISLRPYGQEKFGTKAEIKNINSISNVKKGLEYEVKRQEKVLLSGGMIQQETRRFDDSTGETILMRVKEGASDYRYFPEPDIPILEISPEWVEELRTQIPEMPKVRRTRYVEELGLPEYDAMVLTLSKEMSDFFEATIANKVDPKAASNWLMGEVSAHLNSAQLELHETKLTPDNLAGMIQLINDGTISSKMAKKVFKELIENGGDAKQVVEAKGLVQLSDPSQLLPIITEILDNNEQSIEDYKNGKDRAVGFLVGQTMKATKGQANPGIVNKLLMEELAKR, encoded by the coding sequence ATGAACTTTGAAACAGTTATTGGATTAGAAATCCACGTAGAATTAAAAACTGATTCTAAAATCTTTTCTCCATCACCTGCCCATTTTGGAGCAGAACCAAATGTAAACACAAACGAGATTGATTTTAGTTACCCTGGTGTGTTGCCAGTATTGAATAAAGGCGCACTTGAATACGGGATTAAAGCAGCCTTAGCACTAAATTGTGGAATTGCTGAGTATACACATTTTGACCGTAAAAACTATTTCTATCCTGATAATCCAAAAGCTTACCAAATTTCTCAAGCTGATTATCCAGTAGGAGCGAATGGTTGGATTGAAATCGAAGTTAATGGAGAAACAAAAAAAATTCGTATTGAACGTGTGCATTTAGAAGAAGATGCAGGTAAAAATATTCATGGAACAGATGGCTATTCTTATGTTGACTTAAACCGTCAAGGCACACCATTGATCGAGATTGTATCAGAAGCGGATATGAGATCTCCTGAAGAAGCCTATGCATACTTAGAAGCGGTTCGTTCAATGATTCAATTCGCAGGCGTAAGTGATGTAAAAATGGAAGAAGGCTCAATGCGTTGTGACGCAAATATTTCTTTACGCCCATATGGTCAAGAAAAATTCGGAACAAAAGCAGAAATTAAAAACATTAACTCTATCAGTAATGTGAAAAAAGGTCTTGAGTATGAAGTCAAACGTCAAGAAAAAGTATTGTTATCAGGTGGAATGATTCAACAAGAAACACGTCGTTTTGACGATTCAACTGGTGAAACTATTTTAATGCGTGTCAAAGAAGGCGCAAGTGACTACCGTTATTTCCCAGAACCTGATATTCCAATATTAGAAATTTCACCTGAATGGGTAGAAGAATTACGTACACAAATTCCTGAAATGCCAAAAGTACGTCGTACACGTTATGTTGAAGAATTAGGATTACCTGAATACGATGCAATGGTCTTAACATTATCAAAAGAAATGTCAGATTTCTTTGAAGCGACAATTGCTAATAAGGTGGATCCAAAAGCTGCATCTAACTGGTTAATGGGAGAAGTATCTGCACATTTAAATAGTGCACAATTAGAATTACATGAGACAAAATTGACGCCTGATAACTTAGCGGGTATGATTCAATTAATAAATGATGGCACAATTAGTTCTAAGATGGCGAAGAAAGTTTTCAAAGAATTAATTGAAAATGGCGGGGATGCTAAACAAGTAGTTGAAGCAAAAGGGTTGGTTCAATTATCTGATCCAAGTCAATTATTGCCAATTATTACGGAGATTTTAGACAACAATGAACAATCGATTGAAGATTACAAAAACGGTAAAGACCGTGCAGTCGGTTTCTTAGTTGGTCAAACAATGAAAGCTACTAAAGGACAAGCAAATCCTGGAATCGTTAATAAGTTATTAATGGAAGAGCTTGCGAAACGTTAA